A part of Micromonospora chersina genomic DNA contains:
- a CDS encoding DUF1349 domain-containing protein — MSADTHALDWSAGTWLNPPERADSAGDALLVEPRGGSDFWRRTSYGFVHDDGSALLAPFPVDSAVEVSFRLDYTAQFDQAGVLVRVDERRWTKAGVEVSDGQPQVGAVVTDERSDWSVAPVPEWSGRDVTVRISRAGDALTVRARADAEPWRLVRVAPLDPEAEAAAGPYCCSPSRGGLVVRFTGWRRGPADAALHPEG, encoded by the coding sequence ATGAGCGCCGACACCCACGCCCTCGACTGGTCCGCCGGCACCTGGCTCAACCCGCCCGAGCGGGCCGACTCCGCCGGCGACGCGCTGCTGGTCGAGCCGCGCGGGGGCAGCGACTTCTGGCGGCGGACCAGCTACGGCTTCGTGCACGACGACGGCTCGGCGCTGCTCGCCCCGTTTCCCGTGGACAGTGCCGTGGAGGTGAGCTTCCGGCTCGACTACACCGCCCAGTTCGACCAGGCCGGGGTGCTCGTCCGGGTGGACGAGCGGCGGTGGACCAAGGCCGGGGTGGAGGTCAGCGACGGGCAGCCGCAGGTCGGCGCGGTCGTCACCGACGAGCGGTCCGACTGGTCGGTGGCGCCGGTGCCGGAGTGGTCGGGGCGGGACGTGACGGTCCGGATCAGCCGGGCCGGTGACGCGCTGACCGTCCGCGCGCGGGCCGACGCGGAGCCGTGGCGGCTGGTCCGGGTGGCCCCGCTGGACCCGGAGGCCGAGGCGGCGGCCGGGCCGTACTGCTGCTCGCCCAGCCGGGGCGGCCTGGTGGTCCGCTTCACCGGCTGGCGGCGGGGACCGGCGGACGCCGCGCTGCACCCGGAGGGCTGA
- a CDS encoding alpha-amylase family protein yields the protein MGDRWYQEAVVYCLDVDTFADSDGDGVGDFRGLIGRLDYLARLGVTCLWLHPIHPSPNRDDGYDVTDFYNVSPKLGTLGDFAELLHQAKNKGIHVIIDLVVNHTSDEHPWFQSARSSPDSPYRDWYVWSDEAPPDRHQGMVFPGEQNETWSYDRTAKAWYYHRFYKFQPDLNAANPEVRAEIKKIMSFWLQLGVSGFRMDAVPFIIELTEPGNPDSPKDLEFLTELRQHVQWRRGDAILLAEANVEPDQLPVYFGDSGGSANRIHMLFDFMMNGRLMLALARQDPEPVIEALRDTPALPEGGQWATFLRNHDEIDLSRLTAEQRNQVYEQFGPDEDMRLYGRGIRRRLATMLGNDRRRIELAYALQFSLRGTPVLRYGEEIGMGEDLSLPGREAIRTPMQWSYKENGGFSTADPEKLVRPVIDKGEYGYQKVNVTAQRKDPRSLLGWFERMIRTLREAPEIGSGSTSHIDVPMPPGVLAHRADGPTGTMVFLHNLGTEDVEVDLSILAPEADLPIDVLTDRNYEEVGKLDRLKLSGYGYRWIRICRGTRL from the coding sequence ATGGGTGACAGGTGGTATCAGGAGGCGGTGGTCTACTGCCTCGACGTCGACACGTTCGCGGACTCCGACGGCGACGGGGTGGGTGACTTCCGCGGCCTGATCGGCCGGCTCGACTATCTCGCCCGGCTGGGGGTGACCTGCCTCTGGCTGCACCCGATCCACCCGTCGCCGAACCGGGACGACGGCTACGACGTCACCGACTTCTACAACGTCAGCCCGAAGCTGGGCACCCTCGGCGACTTCGCCGAACTGCTGCACCAGGCGAAGAACAAGGGCATCCACGTGATCATCGACCTGGTGGTCAACCACACCTCGGACGAGCACCCGTGGTTCCAGTCCGCCCGCTCCTCGCCCGACTCGCCGTACCGGGACTGGTACGTCTGGAGCGACGAGGCGCCGCCGGACCGCCACCAGGGCATGGTCTTTCCCGGCGAGCAGAACGAGACCTGGAGCTACGACCGGACCGCGAAGGCCTGGTACTACCACCGCTTCTACAAGTTCCAGCCGGACCTCAACGCGGCCAACCCGGAGGTCCGCGCCGAGATCAAGAAGATCATGTCGTTCTGGCTCCAGCTCGGCGTCTCCGGATTCCGCATGGACGCCGTGCCGTTCATCATCGAGCTGACCGAGCCGGGCAACCCGGACTCGCCCAAGGACCTGGAGTTCCTCACCGAACTGCGCCAGCACGTGCAGTGGCGGCGGGGCGACGCCATCCTGCTGGCCGAGGCCAACGTCGAGCCCGACCAGCTGCCGGTCTACTTCGGTGACAGCGGCGGCTCGGCCAACCGCATCCACATGCTCTTCGACTTCATGATGAACGGCCGGCTCATGCTGGCCCTGGCCCGGCAGGACCCGGAGCCGGTCATCGAGGCGCTACGGGACACCCCGGCCCTGCCCGAGGGCGGGCAGTGGGCCACCTTCCTGCGCAACCACGACGAGATCGACCTGTCCCGGCTCACCGCCGAGCAGCGCAACCAGGTGTACGAGCAGTTCGGCCCGGACGAGGACATGCGCCTCTACGGCCGGGGCATCCGCCGCCGCCTGGCCACGATGCTCGGCAACGACCGCCGGCGCATCGAACTGGCGTACGCGCTCCAGTTCTCGCTGCGCGGCACGCCGGTGCTGCGCTACGGCGAGGAGATCGGGATGGGCGAGGACCTGTCGCTGCCCGGCCGGGAGGCGATCCGCACCCCGATGCAGTGGTCGTACAAGGAGAACGGCGGGTTCTCCACCGCCGACCCGGAGAAGCTGGTCCGCCCGGTGATCGACAAGGGCGAGTACGGCTACCAGAAGGTCAACGTGACCGCCCAGCGCAAGGACCCGAGGTCGCTGCTGGGCTGGTTCGAGCGGATGATCCGCACACTCCGGGAGGCTCCGGAGATCGGCTCGGGAAGCACCAGCCACATCGACGTGCCGATGCCGCCCGGCGTGCTCGCGCACCGGGCCGACGGTCCGACCGGGACGATGGTCTTCCTGCACAACCTCGGCACCGAGGACGTGGAGGTCGACCTGAGCATCCTCGCCCCGGAGGCCGACCTGCCGATCGACGTGCTCACCGACCGCAACTACGAGGAGGTCGGCAAGCTCGACCGGTTGAAGCTGAGCGGCTACGGCTACCGGTGGATCCGGATCTGCCGGGGCACCCGGCTCTGA
- the fabG gene encoding 3-oxoacyl-ACP reductase FabG, with the protein MSEEPRVAIVTGAARGIGAATARRLAADGMAVAVVDIEESATKETVDAIAAAGGRALGVGADVSDRAQVEAAVERVAAELGAPTVLVNNAGVLRDNLLFKMTDADWDTVLGVHLRGAFLFSQATQKHMVERKWGRIVNLSSTSALGNRGQANYSAAKAGMQGFTKTLAIELGPFGVTVNAVAPGFIVTDMTAATAARMKVDFEALQQHAAAEIPVRRTGRPEDVAHTISFLASEGASFVSGQVIYVAGGPKD; encoded by the coding sequence ATGTCGGAGGAGCCCCGCGTCGCCATCGTGACCGGAGCCGCGCGCGGCATCGGCGCGGCCACCGCCCGACGGCTGGCCGCCGACGGCATGGCCGTCGCCGTGGTCGACATCGAGGAGTCGGCGACCAAGGAGACCGTGGACGCCATCGCCGCCGCCGGCGGTCGGGCGCTCGGCGTCGGCGCCGACGTGTCCGACCGGGCCCAGGTGGAGGCCGCCGTGGAGCGGGTCGCCGCCGAGCTGGGTGCGCCGACCGTGCTTGTCAACAACGCCGGCGTGCTCCGCGACAACCTGCTGTTCAAGATGACCGACGCCGACTGGGACACGGTCCTGGGGGTGCACCTGCGCGGCGCGTTCCTGTTCAGCCAGGCCACCCAGAAGCACATGGTCGAGCGGAAGTGGGGCCGGATCGTCAACCTCTCCAGCACCTCGGCGCTGGGCAACCGGGGCCAGGCGAACTACTCGGCCGCCAAGGCCGGGATGCAGGGCTTCACGAAGACCCTCGCCATCGAGCTGGGCCCGTTCGGGGTGACCGTCAACGCGGTCGCGCCGGGCTTCATCGTCACCGACATGACCGCCGCCACGGCGGCCCGCATGAAGGTCGACTTCGAGGCGCTCCAGCAGCACGCCGCCGCCGAGATCCCGGTGCGCCGCACCGGCCGGCCGGAGGACGTCGCGCACACCATCTCGTTCCTGGCCAGCGAGGGCGCGTCCTTCGTCTCCGGCCAGGTCATCTACGTCGCCGGCGGCCCCAAGGACTGA
- a CDS encoding Gfo/Idh/MocA family protein produces the protein MRFGLFGTGHWAAETHAAAIDAHPRAELAGVWGRDPAKAATLATRHGVPVFEDVDELLAACDAIAVALPPDVQAEIAVRAATAGRHLLLDKPLALSLADADRVVAAAQASGVASVVFFTQRFHPNVTGFLASTAAAGGWQHARATMFASIYQPGNPYGNSQWRRDRGALWDIGPHALSLILPVLGRVTRVAAMDGPSGLVHLLLTHDGGATSTLSLTLDAPPEAVTRDFVFFGENGTETVPPGDGSVLQAFGTAIDQLLEEVEAGTRDHRCDVRFGREVVAVLDAAETARSQRRTVDL, from the coding sequence GTGCGGTTCGGCTTGTTCGGCACGGGTCACTGGGCGGCGGAGACCCACGCCGCCGCCATCGACGCGCACCCGCGGGCCGAGCTGGCCGGCGTCTGGGGGCGCGACCCGGCGAAGGCGGCCACGCTGGCCACCCGGCACGGCGTACCCGTCTTCGAGGACGTCGACGAGCTGCTGGCCGCCTGCGACGCGATCGCCGTGGCGCTGCCGCCGGACGTGCAGGCCGAGATCGCCGTCCGGGCCGCCACCGCCGGGCGGCACCTGCTGCTGGACAAGCCGCTGGCGCTGAGCCTCGCCGACGCCGACCGGGTGGTCGCCGCCGCGCAGGCGTCCGGTGTGGCCTCGGTGGTCTTCTTCACCCAGCGGTTCCACCCGAACGTCACCGGCTTCCTCGCCTCGACGGCGGCGGCCGGCGGCTGGCAGCACGCCCGGGCGACCATGTTCGCCTCGATCTACCAGCCCGGGAACCCGTACGGGAACTCGCAGTGGCGGCGCGACCGGGGCGCCCTCTGGGACATCGGCCCGCACGCGCTGTCGCTGATCCTGCCGGTGCTCGGCCGGGTCACCCGGGTCGCCGCCATGGACGGCCCGAGCGGCCTGGTGCACCTGCTGCTCACCCACGACGGCGGCGCCACCAGCACACTCTCGCTCACCCTCGACGCGCCGCCCGAGGCGGTCACCCGGGACTTCGTCTTCTTCGGTGAGAACGGCACCGAGACCGTCCCGCCCGGCGACGGCAGCGTGCTCCAGGCGTTCGGCACGGCCATCGACCAGCTTCTAGAGGAGGTCGAGGCGGGCACCCGCGACCACCGCTGCGACGTGCGGTTCGGCCGGGAGGTGGTGGCGGTGCTCGACGCCGCCGAGACCGCCCGCAGCCAGCGGCGCACCGTCGACCTCTGA
- the erm gene encoding ErmE/ErmH/ErmO/ErmR family 23S rRNA (adenine(2058)-N(6))-methyltransferase, translating into MAPRRPRTTARDRSRRVLSQNFLADPAAVARMVRAARPGPDDLLLEVGAGRGQLTRPLAARCGRLVAYEVDQAVLPELTAACADLPHVDVRAADFLAAVPPDEPFAVVGNIPWSLTAAVVRWCLAAPGLRSATLLTQLDYARKRTGDHGRWSRLTVLTWPEHHWRLAGRVPRGAFRPVPAADGGILRLDRRPEPLLPRTALPAYRRMVGLGFGGVGGSLAASLRTGHPRRRLDGALRAARLAPDTPVGLVWPEQWLVLFRLLHAVDPGAAGRW; encoded by the coding sequence GTGGCGCCCCGCCGACCCCGTACCACCGCACGCGACAGGTCCCGTCGCGTACTGTCCCAGAACTTCCTCGCCGACCCGGCCGCCGTCGCGCGGATGGTCCGGGCGGCCCGCCCCGGCCCCGACGACCTGCTGCTGGAGGTGGGCGCCGGTCGCGGCCAGCTCACCCGGCCACTCGCCGCCCGGTGCGGCCGGCTGGTCGCGTACGAGGTCGACCAGGCCGTGCTGCCGGAGCTGACGGCGGCCTGCGCGGACCTGCCGCACGTCGACGTCCGGGCGGCTGACTTCCTGGCCGCCGTCCCGCCCGACGAGCCGTTCGCGGTGGTCGGCAACATCCCCTGGTCGCTGACCGCCGCCGTGGTGCGCTGGTGCCTCGCGGCGCCCGGGCTGCGTTCGGCGACCCTGCTCACCCAGCTCGACTACGCCCGCAAGCGCACCGGCGACCACGGCCGGTGGAGCCGGCTCACCGTGCTCACCTGGCCCGAGCACCACTGGCGGCTGGCCGGCCGGGTGCCCCGGGGCGCGTTCCGGCCGGTGCCGGCGGCCGACGGGGGCATCCTCCGGCTCGACCGCCGCCCCGAGCCGCTGCTGCCCCGCACGGCGCTGCCCGCCTACCGGCGGATGGTCGGGCTCGGCTTCGGCGGGGTCGGCGGCTCGCTGGCCGCCTCCCTGCGCACCGGCCACCCGCGCCGGCGCCTCGACGGGGCGCTGCGGGCCGCCCGGCTCGCCCCGGACACCCCGGTGGGGCTGGTCTGGCCGGAGCAGTGGTTGGTGCTGTTCCGGCTGCTGCACGCCGTGGACCCCGGGGCCGCCGGACGGTGGTGA
- a CDS encoding DUF2795 domain-containing protein, producing the protein MTVTGVQLQEFLAGLDYPVSRADLVRWGQENGVSTEMLQMLKALPAEEFNTPAELGEALNTLV; encoded by the coding sequence ATGACCGTCACCGGGGTGCAGTTGCAGGAGTTCCTGGCCGGGCTCGACTACCCGGTCTCCCGAGCGGACCTGGTCCGCTGGGGCCAGGAGAACGGCGTCAGCACGGAGATGCTCCAGATGCTCAAGGCGCTGCCGGCGGAGGAGTTCAACACCCCCGCCGAGCTGGGCGAGGCGCTCAACACCCTGGTCTGA
- a CDS encoding erythromycin esterase family protein, with amino-acid sequence MLVQRLGAPSDFDPLLERVRDARIVMIGEATHGSYDYYRLREQLTRRLIAEQGFDFVAVEGDWPDCDRVNCSVVGAPGGLADPQTALERFERWPTWMWANAEVARFCRWLRAWNLERPEGERAGFHGLDVYSLWESMQAIFDYLGEEDPASLEAAQEAYRCFEPYGKRVEDYGTASRFVSARCEEEVVRLLARTREQAAADGSDRFSAWQNAEVVAGAERYYRAMVGGGPESWNIRDIHMADTLDRLLDRYGPRARGIVWAHNTHVGDARATDMAADGLVNIGQLGRERHGRDAVVLVGFGSYRGTVVAAPRWGSPAEAMVVPPAREGSVERRLHELMPERAVLVFGGEDQPEWVTEATDHRAIGVVYDPSFESWGNYVPTRLGERYDAFVWCDEATALHPLPALPTPGEMETYPAGV; translated from the coding sequence ATGCTGGTACAGCGGCTCGGCGCGCCGAGCGACTTCGACCCGCTGCTGGAACGCGTCCGGGATGCGCGGATCGTCATGATCGGCGAGGCGACGCACGGCAGCTACGACTACTACCGGCTGCGCGAGCAACTGACCCGGCGGCTCATCGCCGAACAGGGCTTCGACTTCGTCGCGGTGGAGGGGGACTGGCCGGACTGCGACCGGGTGAACTGCTCGGTGGTGGGCGCACCGGGCGGGCTGGCCGATCCGCAGACCGCGCTGGAGCGCTTCGAGCGCTGGCCGACCTGGATGTGGGCCAACGCCGAGGTGGCCCGGTTCTGCCGCTGGCTGCGGGCGTGGAATCTGGAACGCCCCGAGGGGGAGCGGGCCGGCTTCCACGGGTTGGACGTCTACAGCCTGTGGGAGTCGATGCAGGCCATCTTCGACTACCTCGGTGAGGAGGATCCGGCCTCGCTGGAGGCGGCGCAGGAGGCGTACCGCTGCTTCGAGCCGTACGGGAAACGGGTCGAGGACTACGGGACGGCCAGCCGCTTCGTCTCGGCCCGCTGCGAGGAGGAGGTGGTCCGGCTGCTGGCGCGTACCCGGGAACAGGCCGCCGCGGACGGCTCGGACCGCTTCTCGGCCTGGCAGAACGCGGAGGTGGTGGCCGGCGCGGAGCGCTACTACCGGGCCATGGTGGGTGGCGGCCCGGAGTCCTGGAACATCCGCGACATCCACATGGCCGACACGCTGGACCGGCTGCTCGACCGCTACGGGCCCCGGGCGCGCGGCATCGTCTGGGCGCACAACACCCACGTGGGCGACGCCCGCGCCACCGACATGGCGGCCGACGGGCTGGTGAACATCGGCCAGCTCGGCCGGGAACGGCACGGCCGGGACGCCGTGGTGCTGGTCGGCTTCGGCAGCTACCGGGGCACGGTGGTCGCGGCGCCGCGCTGGGGCTCGCCGGCCGAGGCCATGGTGGTGCCGCCGGCCCGGGAGGGCTCCGTCGAGCGGCGGCTGCACGAGCTGATGCCGGAACGTGCGGTGCTCGTCTTCGGCGGCGAGGACCAGCCGGAGTGGGTGACCGAGGCGACCGACCACCGGGCCATCGGGGTGGTCTACGACCCGAGCTTCGAGTCCTGGGGCAACTACGTGCCGACCCGCCTGGGCGAGCGCTACGACGCGTTCGTCTGGTGTGACGAGGCGACCGCGCTGCACCCGCTGCCGGCGCTGCCCACGCCGGGCGAGATGGAGACCTACCCGGCCGGCGTCTGA
- a CDS encoding MMPL family transporter, with product MATLLYRLGRASLRRRRLVAVVWLVVLVGLGLAAATLKGPTASNFTMPGTESQKALDLLADRFPAASGATGTIAVKAPRAGQLTTPEGQAVVKQVTQEAATLPGVIGAVDPYQAQALTPDGRYALIQVQFQGRADDVTDAQREAYEKVGAQAEAQGWQIAPGGEVLNAEPEVGSTEALGVLVAAIVLIVTFGSLVAAGMTMLNALIGVGVGMAGLYALSGAVELTSTAPILALMLGLAVGIDYSLFITSRHRQNLLDGLSPEEAVGRAVGTAGSAVVFAGATVVVALAGLAVVGIPFLTVMGLAAAGTVTVAVLVAITLAPALLGFAGRKVLPRKLRDRRAVEDPGTGSEDRSGFGFRWAHWVTRFRIPVILVGLLGLGLLAIPAQHMRLALPDAATAAEGTPARVSNDLIREGFGPGFTGRLAVVVTADSPQATQAAVPQVASLIQKTKGVVAVAPPQLDPSGRTALLGVIPEKGPTDEKTEELVHDIRRQVGGIQGAEVMLTGVTAIGIDVSEKLSDALPVYLLLVVGLSVLLLMLVFRSILVPVKAALGFLLTVAATFGITVAVFQQGHLADLVGLDTPGPLVSFLPILLIGILFGLAMDYEVFLVSRMREDFVHGDTARQATINGMGHGARVVTAAALIMISVFGGFVFLDDPVIKSMGFALAIGVAIDAFVVRMTIVPAVMSLLNNAAWWLPRWLGRILPNVDVEGEGLRAHLAEREPAQV from the coding sequence ATGGCGACCCTGCTGTACCGGCTCGGCCGGGCATCGTTGCGCCGCCGGCGGCTCGTGGCCGTCGTGTGGCTCGTCGTACTCGTCGGCCTCGGCCTCGCCGCGGCCACCCTGAAGGGCCCGACGGCGAGCAACTTCACGATGCCGGGCACCGAGTCCCAGAAGGCGCTCGACCTGCTCGCCGACCGGTTCCCGGCGGCCAGCGGCGCCACCGGCACCATCGCCGTGAAGGCGCCCCGGGCCGGCCAGCTCACCACGCCCGAGGGGCAGGCGGTCGTCAAGCAGGTCACCCAGGAGGCGGCCACGCTGCCCGGTGTGATCGGCGCGGTCGACCCGTACCAGGCGCAGGCACTGACCCCGGACGGCCGGTACGCGCTGATCCAGGTGCAGTTCCAGGGCCGGGCCGACGACGTGACCGACGCGCAGCGCGAGGCGTACGAGAAGGTCGGCGCGCAGGCCGAGGCGCAGGGCTGGCAGATCGCCCCCGGCGGTGAGGTGCTGAACGCCGAGCCGGAGGTCGGCTCCACCGAGGCGCTCGGTGTCCTGGTCGCGGCGATCGTCCTGATCGTCACCTTCGGCTCGCTGGTGGCGGCCGGCATGACCATGCTGAACGCCCTGATCGGTGTCGGCGTCGGCATGGCCGGCCTGTACGCGCTCAGCGGCGCGGTCGAGCTGACCAGCACGGCGCCCATCCTGGCCCTGATGCTCGGCCTCGCGGTCGGCATCGACTACTCGCTCTTCATCACCTCCCGGCACCGGCAGAACCTGCTCGACGGCCTCTCCCCCGAGGAGGCGGTCGGCCGCGCGGTCGGCACCGCCGGCTCCGCCGTGGTCTTCGCCGGCGCCACCGTCGTGGTCGCGCTCGCGGGCCTGGCCGTGGTGGGCATCCCGTTCCTCACCGTGATGGGCCTGGCCGCCGCCGGCACCGTCACCGTGGCCGTGCTGGTCGCGATCACCCTGGCTCCGGCGCTGCTCGGGTTCGCCGGCCGGAAGGTGCTCCCGCGCAAGCTGCGCGACCGCAGGGCGGTCGAGGACCCGGGCACCGGCTCGGAGGACCGCTCCGGCTTCGGTTTCCGCTGGGCGCACTGGGTGACCCGGTTCCGCATCCCGGTGATCCTGGTCGGCCTGCTCGGCCTCGGCCTGCTCGCGATCCCGGCCCAGCACATGCGCCTGGCGCTGCCGGACGCCGCCACCGCCGCCGAGGGGACCCCGGCCCGGGTCAGCAACGACCTGATCCGGGAGGGCTTCGGCCCCGGCTTCACCGGCCGGCTCGCGGTCGTGGTCACCGCCGACTCTCCGCAGGCCACCCAGGCCGCCGTGCCGCAGGTCGCCTCGCTGATCCAGAAGACCAAGGGGGTCGTGGCGGTCGCCCCGCCGCAGCTCGACCCGTCCGGCCGCACCGCGCTGCTCGGCGTGATCCCGGAGAAGGGGCCGACCGACGAGAAGACCGAGGAACTGGTGCACGACATCCGCCGACAGGTCGGCGGCATCCAGGGCGCCGAGGTGATGCTCACCGGCGTCACCGCGATCGGCATCGACGTGTCGGAGAAGCTCTCCGACGCGCTCCCGGTCTACCTCCTGCTGGTGGTGGGCCTGTCGGTGCTGCTGCTGATGCTGGTGTTCCGGTCGATCCTGGTGCCGGTGAAGGCGGCGCTGGGCTTCCTGCTCACCGTGGCGGCCACCTTCGGCATCACGGTCGCCGTCTTCCAGCAGGGCCACCTGGCCGACCTGGTCGGGTTGGACACCCCCGGGCCGCTGGTCAGCTTCCTGCCGATCCTGCTCATCGGCATCCTGTTCGGCCTGGCCATGGACTACGAGGTCTTCCTGGTCTCCCGCATGCGCGAGGACTTCGTGCACGGGGACACGGCCCGACAGGCGACGATCAACGGCATGGGCCACGGCGCGCGGGTGGTCACCGCCGCCGCGCTGATCATGATCTCGGTGTTCGGCGGCTTCGTCTTCCTGGACGACCCGGTCATCAAGTCGATGGGCTTCGCGCTCGCGATCGGTGTCGCCATCGACGCGTTCGTGGTCCGGATGACAATCGTCCCGGCGGTGATGTCGCTGCTGAACAACGCCGCCTGGTGGCTCCCGCGCTGGCTCGGCAGGATCCTGCCCAACGTGGACGTCGAGGGCGAGGGCCTGCGCGCCCACCTCGCCGAGCGCGAGCCCGCCCAGGTGTGA
- a CDS encoding TetR/AcrR family transcriptional regulator has protein sequence MARAVPETHGEILAAAARRFAVTGYKGTSLQDIARAVGCSKATVLYHFANKEALLSELMAPAIAVLEALDARIAGATGAAAQEIAGEGFVDLAVRFRREIALLRGEFPDLLQQPAFAHIQEISERLIAAFAGHSDRPSARIAALVVLAGIAETCGEFIDIPDDELRPALLAVVRRALEPVT, from the coding sequence ATGGCCCGAGCGGTACCCGAGACCCACGGCGAGATCCTCGCGGCGGCGGCGCGGCGATTCGCCGTCACCGGCTACAAGGGCACCTCGCTCCAGGACATCGCCCGCGCCGTGGGCTGCTCGAAGGCGACAGTGCTCTACCACTTCGCCAACAAGGAAGCCCTCCTCTCCGAGCTGATGGCGCCCGCCATCGCGGTGCTGGAGGCGCTCGACGCCCGGATCGCCGGCGCCACCGGCGCGGCCGCGCAGGAGATCGCCGGCGAGGGCTTCGTCGACCTGGCGGTGCGTTTCCGCCGGGAGATCGCGCTGCTCCGGGGCGAGTTCCCCGACCTGCTCCAGCAGCCCGCGTTCGCGCACATCCAGGAGATCTCCGAACGGCTCATCGCGGCGTTCGCCGGCCACTCCGACCGGCCCTCCGCGCGGATCGCCGCGCTCGTGGTGCTCGCCGGCATCGCCGAGACGTGCGGCGAGTTCATCGACATCCCCGACGACGAACTGCGGCCCGCCCTGCTGGCCGTGGTCCGGCGGGCCCTCGAACCCGTCACCTGA
- a CDS encoding winged helix-turn-helix transcriptional regulator has translation MSQGNRCVSIQADQARACTVREALDRVGGKWSIGILIAASQGPIRFTELERQVEGISRRMLTLTLRNLERDGLLHRQVHPTVPPRVEYTATPMAQELYESLVALTRWAERHREGISAARAAYDREHGAPVG, from the coding sequence ATGTCCCAGGGGAACAGGTGTGTGTCCATCCAGGCCGACCAGGCGCGGGCCTGCACCGTGCGGGAGGCGCTGGACCGGGTCGGCGGGAAGTGGAGCATCGGCATCCTGATCGCCGCGTCCCAGGGCCCGATCCGCTTCACCGAACTGGAGCGCCAGGTGGAGGGGATCAGCCGCCGGATGCTCACCCTGACCCTGCGCAACCTGGAGCGGGACGGCCTCCTGCACCGGCAGGTCCACCCCACCGTGCCGCCCCGGGTCGAGTACACCGCCACCCCGATGGCCCAGGAGCTCTACGAGTCGCTGGTGGCGCTCACCCGCTGGGCGGAGCGGCACCGCGAGGGGATCAGCGCGGCGCGAGCCGCGTACGACCGGGAGCACGGGGCGCCCGTCGGCTGA